In the Streptomyces sp. cg36 genome, one interval contains:
- a CDS encoding FtsW/RodA/SpoVE family cell cycle protein: MRTTPADPAPEVGGTPPSAPPGPGRALASVRRRTEALLLALVVLVAVGGHACVSVALTGGVPRATAEFAVSMTLMALAAHLTVRRFAPYADPLILPVAMLLSGLGLVLLYRLDPAYARAYHSAPTASGQLVWTVIGLAGCLATVALLRDHRRLTRYIYVSMAVALVLLMAPSFFGADTYGAKRWIYLGPFSLQPGEFVKIMITVFFAGYLVVHRDSLALTGRKVLGVRLPPGRQMAPLVAIWVLSLLVLVFERDLGTSLIFFGLFVVMLYVATERTSWIVCGVLMAAVGAYVVGSTEPHVKGRIVAWLHPFDVFLPPEKRPPGLVSDQLAQGLFSFGSGGLTGTGLGNGHPELVGFAGRSDFILTTVGEELGLAGVMAVLLLYGLLVERGLRTALAAHDAFGKLLATGLAAALALQVFVVVGGVTGLIPLTGKALPFLAKGGSSLVANWVMVALLIRVSDSAGRRAAQPSPPSP; the protein is encoded by the coding sequence ATGAGGACGACGCCCGCGGACCCGGCGCCGGAGGTCGGCGGCACCCCGCCGTCGGCGCCGCCCGGCCCCGGCCGCGCCCTCGCCTCCGTCCGGCGGCGCACCGAGGCGCTGCTGCTCGCGCTGGTCGTGCTGGTCGCGGTCGGCGGGCACGCGTGCGTGTCGGTGGCGCTGACCGGCGGCGTGCCGCGCGCCACCGCCGAGTTCGCGGTCAGCATGACGCTGATGGCGCTGGCCGCCCATCTGACCGTGCGCCGCTTCGCCCCGTACGCGGACCCGCTGATCCTGCCCGTGGCGATGCTCCTGTCGGGGCTCGGCCTGGTGCTGCTCTACCGGCTCGACCCGGCGTACGCGAGGGCGTACCACTCGGCGCCGACCGCGTCGGGGCAGCTGGTGTGGACGGTGATCGGGCTGGCGGGCTGTCTGGCGACGGTGGCGCTGCTGCGCGACCACCGGCGGCTGACCCGCTACATCTACGTGTCGATGGCCGTGGCGCTGGTCCTGCTGATGGCGCCGTCCTTCTTCGGGGCGGACACCTACGGCGCCAAGCGGTGGATCTACCTCGGCCCGTTCTCGCTCCAGCCCGGCGAGTTCGTGAAGATCATGATCACGGTGTTCTTCGCGGGCTATCTGGTCGTCCACCGCGACTCACTGGCCCTGACCGGCCGCAAGGTCCTGGGCGTACGGCTGCCGCCGGGCCGCCAGATGGCCCCGCTGGTGGCGATCTGGGTGCTGAGCCTGCTGGTGCTGGTCTTCGAACGCGACCTGGGCACCTCGCTGATCTTCTTCGGGCTCTTCGTGGTCATGCTGTACGTGGCGACCGAGCGCACCAGCTGGATCGTCTGCGGCGTACTGATGGCGGCGGTCGGGGCGTACGTCGTCGGCTCGACCGAGCCGCACGTCAAAGGCCGGATCGTGGCCTGGCTGCACCCCTTCGACGTGTTCCTGCCGCCGGAGAAGCGCCCGCCGGGCCTGGTCTCCGACCAGCTGGCGCAGGGCCTGTTCAGCTTCGGCAGCGGCGGCCTGACCGGCACCGGCCTCGGCAACGGCCACCCCGAGCTGGTCGGCTTCGCGGGCCGCAGCGACTTCATCCTGACCACCGTCGGGGAGGAGCTGGGGCTGGCCGGGGTGATGGCCGTGCTGCTGCTGTACGGGCTGCTGGTGGAGCGGGGGCTGCGCACGGCCCTGGCGGCCCACGACGCCTTCGGCAAGCTGCTGGCCACCGGGCTGGCGGCGGCGCTCGCGCTCCAGGTGTTCGTGGTGGTCGGCGGGGTCACCGGGCTGATCCCGCTCACCGGCAAGGCGCTGCCGTTCCTGGCCAAGGGCGGCTCGTCGCTGGTGGCGAACTGGGTGATGGTCGCGCTGCTGATCCGCGTCAGCGACAGCGCGGGCCGCCGGGCGGCCCAGCCGTCACCACCGTCCCCGTAG
- a CDS encoding polysaccharide deacetylase family protein, with product MQLVRQKGNFRPLLAGLTGLVAVALASGCAAEDPAPGHHGGRAAAGPQAYRDGAARALAGYSAQLKRAQAARVAAAKKWKLAKVPLAPPAPPAVKPRITNRPGFETDGGDALPPVFTTVPTKDRIVFLTIDDGAEKDPELLTMMKELRIPYSAFLSDYLVRTDYPYFKRMQGLGVTLNNHTLNHRYLPALSYAEQKHEICDQQDKIAKWAGQRPRLFRPPYGNYNEDSLRAARSCGIKAVPLWAAEAFPDHMEWREWDRDLHPGDIVLTHFRGREDWKGTMPDMIRQVMKVITDKGYAVARLEDYV from the coding sequence ATGCAGCTTGTACGACAAAAGGGAAATTTCCGGCCCCTGCTCGCCGGGCTCACCGGACTCGTCGCCGTCGCGCTCGCCTCCGGGTGCGCCGCCGAGGACCCGGCCCCCGGCCACCACGGCGGCAGGGCCGCCGCCGGGCCGCAGGCATACCGCGACGGCGCCGCCCGCGCCCTGGCCGGCTACTCCGCGCAGCTCAAGCGGGCGCAGGCCGCCCGGGTCGCCGCCGCCAAGAAGTGGAAGCTGGCCAAGGTGCCGCTGGCCCCGCCCGCGCCACCCGCCGTGAAGCCGAGGATCACCAACCGGCCCGGCTTCGAGACGGACGGCGGCGACGCGCTGCCGCCGGTCTTCACCACCGTGCCGACCAAGGACCGGATCGTCTTCCTCACCATCGACGACGGCGCCGAGAAGGACCCGGAGCTGCTCACGATGATGAAGGAGCTGCGCATCCCCTACAGCGCGTTCCTCAGCGACTACCTGGTGCGCACCGACTACCCGTACTTCAAGCGGATGCAGGGCCTGGGCGTCACCCTCAACAACCACACCCTCAACCACCGCTATCTGCCCGCCCTTTCGTACGCGGAGCAGAAGCACGAGATCTGCGACCAGCAGGACAAGATCGCGAAGTGGGCGGGTCAGCGGCCCCGGCTCTTCCGGCCGCCGTACGGCAACTACAACGAGGACTCCCTGCGCGCCGCCCGGTCGTGCGGCATCAAGGCCGTGCCCTTGTGGGCCGCCGAGGCGTTTCCCGATCACATGGAGTGGCGCGAGTGGGACCGCGACCTGCACCCCGGTGACATCGTCCTCACCCACTTCCGGGGCCGCGAGGACTGGAAGGGCACCATGCCCGACATGATCCGGCAGGTCATGAAGGTCATCACCGACAAGGGGTACGCGGTGGCCAGGCTGGAGGACTACGTATGA
- a CDS encoding methyltransferase domain-containing protein, with amino-acid sequence MNDLDTFRALLAPEGRALLDSLRDYDPGQELAVATRLRRAHAPGLVSAALAQARLRQRAVAKFGAEDAYRMFFTPNGVEQSTRASVAAYRARVFASHGVRGVADLCCGIGGDALALARAGIAVLAVDRDELTAEVARANAAALGLAELIEVRCADVTDVDTSGWDAVFVDPARRGGRGRIFDPEAYSPPLSWAVGAALKAPFAALKIAPGIPHESLPPQAEAEWISDGGDVKEAVLWFGGRAGGDEAGAGRASAEYGTRRAALAPGAVRATLLPAHASLWTAAPLPAPPVGPVGRYLYEPDGAVIRAHLVAEIAAASGGRLIDETIAYVTGDEPYASPFATAYEITDELPFNMKKLKALLREREVGVLTVKKRGSAVEPEELRRKMKLQGRNAATVFLTRVAGAPTMLVGRPVPAP; translated from the coding sequence GTGAACGACCTCGACACCTTCCGCGCCCTGCTCGCCCCCGAAGGCCGGGCCCTGCTGGACTCGCTGCGCGACTACGACCCCGGCCAGGAGCTGGCCGTCGCGACCCGGCTGCGGCGCGCCCACGCGCCCGGGCTGGTCTCGGCGGCGCTCGCCCAGGCGCGGCTGCGGCAGCGGGCGGTGGCGAAGTTCGGCGCCGAGGACGCGTACCGGATGTTCTTCACGCCCAACGGGGTCGAGCAGTCCACCCGCGCCTCGGTGGCCGCGTACCGCGCGCGGGTGTTCGCCTCGCACGGGGTGCGCGGGGTCGCCGACCTGTGCTGCGGCATCGGCGGCGACGCGCTGGCGCTGGCCCGGGCGGGCATCGCCGTCCTCGCGGTGGACCGCGACGAGCTCACGGCCGAGGTCGCCCGCGCGAACGCGGCGGCGCTGGGCCTGGCCGAGCTGATCGAGGTGCGGTGCGCGGACGTGACGGACGTGGACACCTCGGGGTGGGACGCGGTGTTCGTGGACCCGGCGCGGCGGGGCGGGCGCGGCCGGATCTTCGACCCGGAGGCGTACTCGCCGCCGCTGTCGTGGGCGGTCGGCGCGGCCCTGAAGGCCCCCTTCGCGGCCCTCAAGATCGCCCCCGGCATCCCCCACGAGTCGCTGCCGCCGCAGGCCGAGGCGGAGTGGATCTCGGACGGGGGCGACGTGAAGGAGGCCGTGCTGTGGTTCGGGGGGCGGGCGGGCGGCGACGAGGCGGGCGCGGGGCGGGCGTCCGCCGAGTACGGCACCCGCCGTGCCGCCCTCGCCCCCGGGGCGGTGCGGGCCACCCTGCTGCCCGCGCACGCCTCCCTGTGGACGGCCGCGCCCCTGCCCGCGCCGCCGGTCGGCCCGGTCGGCCGGTACCTGTACGAGCCGGACGGCGCGGTGATCCGCGCGCACCTGGTCGCCGAGATCGCGGCGGCGAGCGGCGGCCGGCTGATCGACGAGACCATCGCGTACGTGACCGGCGACGAGCCGTACGCGTCGCCCTTCGCCACCGCGTACGAGATCACCGACGAGCTCCCCTTCAACATGAAGAAGCTGAAGGCGCTGCTGCGCGAGCGCGAGGTCGGGGTGCTCACCGTGAAGAAGCGCGGCTCCGCGGTCGAACCGGAGGAGCTGCGGCGCAAGATGAAACTTCAGGGCCGCAACGCGGCCACCGTGTTCCTGACCCGGGTGGCGGGCGCCCCCACGATGCTGGTCGGACGGCCCGTCCCGGCACCGTAA